The genomic interval CATCCCGCTGGTCGCGGACCCCGGATCCCCACCCGGATCCCCCACCTGGGACGAGGAGACGACGACGTGGACGTGGCGTTGCGGCAGGCGGCCGAGGCTGCCAAGGGCTTCATGCCACCCGAGGAAGGACAGGCGCTGCATGCGGCCGCCGCCGAGCTTCCCGGCGGTGGGCTCATCTGCGAGATCGGCACCTACTGCGGCAAGTCCACCCTCTACCTCGCCGCGGCGGCCCGGCTCGTCGGCGCCGTGGTCGTCACCGTCGACCACCACCGTGGCTCGGAGGAGAACCAGGCGGGCTGGGAGTACCACGACACCACGCTCGTCGACGAGCGGAGCGGGCGGATGGACACGCTGCCGACCCTGCGCTCCACGCTGGAGGCCGCCGGCGTCGAGGACGTCGTCACACCCGTCATCGGGCGCTCGGAGATGGTCGGCCGCTGGTGGTCGACGCCGATCGACCTG from Parafrankia irregularis carries:
- a CDS encoding class I SAM-dependent methyltransferase, producing the protein MDVALRQAAEAAKGFMPPEEGQALHAAAAELPGGGLICEIGTYCGKSTLYLAAAARLVGAVVVTVDHHRGSEENQAGWEYHDTTLVDERSGRMDTLPTLRSTLEAAGVEDVVTPVIGRSEMVGRWWSTPIDLLFLDGGHTEKQAQADYEAWARHVRPGGRLVIHDVFPDPADGGQAPYHVLLRAVRDGFTEMSRTGSLRVLRRLF